One segment of Phycisphaerae bacterium DNA contains the following:
- the bamA gene encoding outer membrane protein assembly factor BamA: MAVETGTFRPFDYRRTLAVAVCTVLALTSTMGLFQLQPGGAQAVPVQTEGRVIDRVEFRGLSSVDATYLQGIVRIAPGAVWNREEIAAACARLAGTGKFEGSPFAEAHEDDGKLVLVFVVQERPFVTGVDFVGNEKYKTSELLKEIEISTGSPISEYLVNQAKQQIERKYKEGGYYHVTVEADEEVLKNEQRVLFYISEGPRVKVRKILFEGNTAYTDITLRSKIETATYLWLFRTGAFDDETAERDAATIKKWYVDRGYLNAQVGYRIDLAENQSDLTLIFQIDEGLLHIIKDIKFVGNHIYDNDRIASVMQSAVGKPIDADILKADREKVLAEYGREGYIYAEVTTTHVFDEEDGYVNLTVQVNEREQYRFGRIVVRGNTRTKDKVIRRELRFYPEQLFNTVETKAAEQRLVETRLFSEATITPQGETPAVRDALVDVTEAETATILFGVGVTSNSGLVGSISIEQRNFDIFDWPRTGTELFKGKAFRGAGQTLRTQFEPGTELTRGRIDFREPYLLDQDLGLGLGVYIFERGRDEYDEQRIGFYSSIDKRFREGLLKGWAAEIASRFESVKISDVEWLSARDIEDAKGTSFLTSLKGTLVRDRTDSAWLPSKGTKLKGSWEQVGALGGDWSFSKVIGEYEHYFTLHKDTFDRKHILQLGATIGQIFSDAPVFERFYAGGIGSIRGFEFRGISPREGIRDDAVGGDFMLLTNAEYSFPVVGQTVRGVTFLDMGTVEEDFGIHQWRASVGVGARIYIKYFGPIPLSFDLAFPIAKDDDDDTQVFNFSFGTTF, from the coding sequence ATGGCGGTTGAAACAGGGACGTTTCGTCCGTTTGATTACAGACGGACCTTGGCGGTCGCGGTTTGTACCGTGCTGGCACTCACGTCGACGATGGGGCTTTTTCAGCTCCAGCCCGGCGGCGCGCAGGCCGTTCCCGTTCAAACTGAGGGGCGCGTGATCGATCGCGTCGAATTCCGGGGGCTCTCCAGCGTCGACGCCACCTATCTTCAGGGCATCGTTCGCATTGCGCCGGGAGCCGTCTGGAACCGCGAGGAAATCGCGGCGGCCTGCGCGCGTCTGGCGGGAACGGGGAAATTTGAAGGCAGCCCGTTCGCCGAGGCCCATGAGGACGATGGCAAGCTGGTGCTCGTCTTCGTCGTGCAGGAGCGGCCGTTCGTCACGGGTGTCGATTTTGTCGGGAACGAAAAGTATAAGACCTCGGAGCTGCTGAAAGAAATCGAAATCTCGACCGGCTCGCCGATCAGCGAATACCTCGTCAACCAGGCGAAGCAGCAGATCGAACGCAAGTACAAGGAGGGCGGCTATTACCATGTGACGGTTGAAGCCGATGAGGAAGTCCTGAAAAATGAGCAGCGCGTCTTGTTTTATATTTCCGAGGGACCGCGGGTCAAAGTCCGCAAGATCCTCTTCGAGGGAAATACGGCCTACACGGATATCACGCTCCGCTCGAAGATCGAGACGGCCACCTACCTGTGGCTGTTCCGCACCGGGGCGTTTGATGATGAAACCGCCGAGCGCGACGCGGCGACGATCAAGAAATGGTATGTCGATCGCGGCTATCTCAACGCGCAGGTCGGCTATCGAATCGACCTGGCGGAGAATCAGTCCGATCTGACGCTGATCTTTCAGATCGACGAAGGGCTCCTGCACATCATCAAGGACATCAAATTCGTCGGCAACCATATCTATGACAACGACCGTATCGCCTCGGTTATGCAGTCGGCCGTGGGCAAGCCGATCGACGCGGATATCTTGAAGGCCGACCGCGAGAAGGTCCTCGCCGAGTATGGTCGGGAGGGTTACATCTACGCCGAGGTGACGACGACGCACGTCTTCGACGAGGAAGACGGTTACGTCAACCTGACGGTGCAGGTGAACGAACGCGAACAATATCGCTTCGGGCGGATCGTCGTTCGCGGCAATACGCGGACGAAGGACAAGGTCATCCGCCGCGAGCTGCGTTTCTATCCCGAGCAGCTCTTCAACACCGTCGAGACGAAGGCCGCCGAGCAGCGGCTGGTGGAGACGCGGTTATTTTCAGAGGCAACCATCACGCCCCAGGGCGAGACGCCGGCGGTCCGCGACGCACTGGTCGATGTGACCGAGGCGGAAACGGCGACGATCCTCTTCGGCGTGGGCGTCACGTCGAACAGCGGCCTGGTCGGCTCGATTTCGATTGAGCAACGGAACTTTGACATCTTTGATTGGCCGCGAACCGGCACCGAACTCTTCAAGGGCAAGGCCTTTCGCGGTGCCGGCCAGACGCTCCGGACGCAATTCGAACCCGGTACGGAACTGACGCGCGGGCGGATTGATTTCCGCGAACCGTATTTGCTCGATCAGGACCTGGGATTGGGCCTGGGCGTCTACATCTTTGAGCGCGGGCGCGACGAATACGACGAACAACGGATCGGGTTTTACAGCAGCATCGACAAGCGTTTCCGCGAAGGCCTGCTGAAAGGATGGGCCGCGGAAATCGCCTCGCGGTTTGAATCAGTCAAAATCAGCGACGTGGAATGGCTGTCGGCAAGGGATATTGAGGACGCCAAGGGCACGAGCTTCTTGACGTCGCTCAAGGGCACATTGGTCCGCGACCGGACGGACAGCGCGTGGCTGCCAAGCAAGGGCACCAAGCTCAAGGGCTCGTGGGAGCAGGTCGGGGCGCTCGGCGGGGACTGGTCGTTTAGCAAGGTCATCGGCGAATACGAACACTACTTCACGCTGCACAAAGATACGTTCGACCGCAAGCACATCCTGCAGCTCGGGGCGACGATAGGCCAGATCTTCAGTGACGCGCCGGTCTTCGAGCGGTTCTACGCGGGCGGCATCGGCTCAATCCGCGGCTTCGAGTTTCGCGGGATCAGCCCGCGCGAAGGGATTCGCGACGACGCGGTCGGCGGAGACTTCATGCTGCTCACCAACGCGGAGTATTCCTTCCCCGTGGTGGGCCAGACGGTCCGCGGCGTGACGTTTCTGGACATGGGGACGGTCGAGGAAGATTTCGGCATCCACCAGTGGCGGGCAAGCGTGGGCGTAGGCGCACGAATCTATATCAAATACTTCGGGCCCATTCCGCTGTCTTTTGATCTGGCCTTCCCCATCGCCAAGGACGACGACGACGATACGCAGGTCTTCAATTTCTCGTTTGGCACGACGTTCTAA
- a CDS encoding outer membrane lipoprotein-sorting protein yields MTALSNRVIVFGAAVFLTFSPAYGETLESVKKQIHERTSRLKTLSYKSHFVSVMQTPEMTIKSENDQVAQFVRQGDQMFARIEVTSNTTQRFGGQEQKIPSTMLSVSDGQYQYTYSESAGQKSAFRQKLDPAKQVNVFDTHKMFADLEKTFAIKVLPDATVDGRSCFVLEMTPKDPAAISGISKTVSYFDKGDGIIRKSDTYDQDGKATTTSTTTDVKVDAAIPPDRFKFKAPEGVTIQDMPS; encoded by the coding sequence ATGACGGCACTGAGTAATCGCGTAATCGTCTTTGGGGCGGCGGTCTTTTTGACTTTTTCGCCCGCCTACGGAGAGACACTGGAATCGGTCAAGAAGCAAATCCACGAGCGGACGTCGCGTTTGAAGACGCTAAGCTACAAGTCGCATTTTGTGTCCGTGATGCAGACGCCCGAGATGACCATCAAAAGCGAGAACGACCAGGTCGCACAGTTCGTGAGACAGGGTGACCAGATGTTTGCACGAATCGAAGTGACGTCGAACACAACTCAGAGATTCGGCGGTCAGGAACAGAAGATCCCTTCGACCATGCTGTCTGTCTCTGATGGGCAATACCAATACACTTACTCAGAGTCCGCGGGACAAAAATCCGCATTTCGACAGAAGCTCGATCCGGCCAAGCAGGTCAATGTTTTCGATACGCATAAGATGTTCGCCGACCTGGAGAAGACCTTCGCGATCAAGGTGCTGCCCGATGCCACGGTGGATGGCAGATCCTGCTTCGTTCTGGAAATGACTCCCAAGGACCCGGCCGCGATATCGGGTATCTCGAAGACCGTCTCGTATTTCGATAAGGGCGACGGCATCATCCGAAAATCCGACACCTATGATCAGGACGGCAAAGCCACGACCACGTCCACGACCACCGACGTGAAGGTCGATGCCGCCATCCCCCCCGACCGATTCAAGTTCAAAGCCCCCGAAGGTGTCACGATCCAGGACATGCCCTCGTAG
- a CDS encoding SMP-30/gluconolactonase/LRE family protein, which translates to MQIRRLASRRTVLALIGACLISAPVSAHPGSGIAVDRQGQVYFLDTGSGLWKIDTQGKLSKLSGTRFHWLSLDANNRFADTPLPSGSRGDIEKAGTSPTALLSSDYPIATGQDGNLYYPSGSPDGLQIMRMLPSEQRFGHHKGRSLRTSVLASLTATARGPLMHINGIAAGPDNSLYYTEDDAIRRISAMGQVTTVATVSALVGPGAPGSIPGVEQRPYLRGLAVDARGVMYVADSGDARVLKITPDGKFTTLLQLQSPWSPTAVALFGGDVYVLEYLHVAGDDRLAWLPRVRKISADGKSTIIATVEQMPGAR; encoded by the coding sequence ATGCAAATCCGGCGCCTAGCAAGCCGTCGAACGGTCTTGGCCCTTATCGGGGCCTGTTTGATCTCCGCTCCCGTGTCGGCGCATCCCGGATCGGGCATCGCCGTTGACCGGCAGGGGCAAGTCTATTTCCTCGACACGGGGTCGGGGTTGTGGAAGATCGACACGCAGGGCAAGTTGTCGAAGCTTTCGGGCACGAGATTTCATTGGCTGTCCCTCGACGCAAACAATCGGTTCGCCGATACGCCGCTGCCTTCGGGTTCACGCGGCGACATTGAGAAGGCCGGCACGAGCCCGACGGCGCTTCTCTCGAGCGACTATCCCATCGCGACCGGTCAGGATGGCAATCTGTATTACCCATCCGGTTCGCCCGATGGTCTGCAGATCATGCGGATGTTGCCTTCTGAGCAGCGATTTGGCCACCACAAAGGACGGTCGCTACGGACGTCGGTTCTGGCCAGCCTCACCGCGACGGCACGGGGGCCGCTCATGCACATCAACGGCATCGCCGCCGGCCCCGACAATTCCCTCTACTACACTGAGGACGACGCCATTCGGCGGATCAGCGCGATGGGTCAAGTCACGACCGTGGCGACGGTTTCCGCTCTGGTCGGTCCCGGCGCGCCGGGATCGATTCCGGGCGTCGAGCAGCGGCCTTATCTCCGCGGGCTAGCCGTCGATGCGCGCGGCGTGATGTACGTGGCGGACAGCGGGGACGCGCGGGTGCTGAAGATCACACCCGACGGGAAGTTCACCACGCTGCTCCAACTCCAAAGCCCGTGGTCGCCGACGGCGGTGGCGCTTTTCGGCGGCGACGTGTACGTGCTCGAGTACCTGCATGTCGCAGGAGACGACCGGCTGGCCTGGTTGCCGCGGGTCAGGAAGATTTCGGCGGATGGGAAGTCGACGATTATCGCGACGGTTGAACAGATGCCGGGTGCGCGGTAG
- a CDS encoding transketolase, with translation MKSSDAIHAKAIELGKQVVRMTTAAGSGHPSSGLSIMHIVVTLMHEVMRWDPADPWDLGNDRLVLSEGHAVPAVYAAYADLGGVVGKDRRSARKLMPGDLNTLRETESPLDGHPNPAEGFPFFDAATGSLGQGLSVAAGLGIAARLAKSDRRIYTIIGDGESREGQIWEAMDLIAERELTNVVAIFNCNGQGQADYVSRQQSPESLAAKAEAFGWRAVTIDGHDPAAIKGAIADAASGERPLAVIARTQKGWGCESLKDRSNHGKPVATAKVEEAIAELDGMYEALGVARGGVSKPPPMSAHTGGPSPTAKDLVPVTFATAMQRAGLEGALAKGQLATRRAYGAALMALGAADPRVVALDGDVRNSTFSEMFMEKFPERFIECKIAEQNMISTAAGMAAAGFVPFVSTFAKFVARAYDQIEMAQITRANIKIVGSHAGISLAADGPSQMSLQDVAYFRSASEADDGAGRPACVSFQPADAVAAYHCTWLMAQHVGMCYMRTHRPDVELLYKPDTRFEVGGSHVLAEGDAITLVSAGYMVHVCKKAMAELAAAGIRCTLIDAYSFPLRAEPILAAAKKTGGRMLSVEDNYVGGLGGALAEAAAAHGGIRVWSMTCRKIPKSAKTTDQIMAYAGLSESDITRRAREILQ, from the coding sequence ATGAAATCATCGGACGCGATTCACGCCAAGGCGATTGAACTGGGGAAGCAGGTCGTGCGAATGACGACCGCGGCGGGGTCAGGGCACCCCTCCAGTGGCCTTTCGATCATGCATATCGTCGTAACGCTGATGCACGAAGTCATGCGCTGGGACCCGGCGGATCCGTGGGACTTGGGGAATGACCGGCTGGTGTTGTCCGAGGGGCATGCGGTGCCAGCGGTTTATGCGGCGTATGCGGATTTGGGCGGGGTGGTGGGGAAGGACCGGCGATCGGCGCGGAAACTGATGCCGGGTGATTTGAATACACTGCGGGAGACGGAGAGCCCGCTGGACGGCCACCCGAACCCTGCCGAGGGGTTTCCGTTTTTCGATGCGGCGACGGGATCACTCGGTCAAGGGTTGAGCGTCGCGGCGGGGCTGGGGATCGCCGCGCGGCTGGCGAAGAGCGATCGGCGAATCTACACGATCATCGGCGACGGGGAGTCTCGCGAGGGGCAGATCTGGGAGGCGATGGACCTGATCGCCGAGCGGGAGCTGACCAACGTCGTCGCTATTTTCAATTGCAACGGACAAGGCCAGGCGGACTACGTGTCCCGGCAGCAATCACCGGAATCGCTCGCCGCGAAGGCGGAGGCGTTTGGGTGGCGGGCCGTAACGATTGATGGCCATGATCCCGCGGCGATCAAGGGGGCGATTGCCGATGCCGCGTCGGGTGAACGGCCGTTGGCGGTCATCGCGCGTACGCAAAAGGGATGGGGGTGCGAATCGCTCAAGGATCGGTCGAATCATGGCAAGCCGGTGGCCACGGCAAAAGTCGAAGAGGCGATCGCCGAGTTGGACGGGATGTATGAGGCGCTGGGGGTGGCGCGCGGAGGGGTATCGAAGCCACCGCCGATGTCGGCGCACACGGGAGGCCCGTCGCCCACGGCCAAGGACCTCGTTCCGGTGACGTTCGCGACCGCGATGCAACGGGCGGGTTTGGAAGGGGCCCTGGCGAAGGGTCAGCTTGCGACGCGGCGGGCGTATGGGGCGGCGCTAATGGCGCTGGGGGCGGCCGACCCCCGCGTGGTGGCGCTGGACGGCGACGTACGAAATTCGACGTTCTCGGAGATGTTCATGGAGAAATTCCCCGAGCGGTTCATCGAGTGCAAGATCGCCGAGCAGAATATGATCTCGACGGCGGCGGGGATGGCGGCCGCCGGCTTTGTCCCGTTCGTCAGCACGTTCGCGAAATTCGTCGCGCGGGCGTACGACCAGATCGAGATGGCGCAGATCACGCGGGCAAATATCAAGATCGTCGGCTCGCACGCGGGGATTTCACTGGCGGCGGATGGTCCGAGCCAGATGAGTTTGCAGGACGTCGCCTATTTTCGCAGCGCCAGCGAGGCCGATGACGGGGCCGGGCGACCGGCGTGCGTGTCGTTTCAGCCGGCGGACGCGGTGGCGGCCTATCACTGCACGTGGTTGATGGCGCAGCATGTCGGCATGTGTTACATGCGGACACATCGGCCGGATGTCGAGTTGCTGTATAAGCCGGACACGCGGTTTGAGGTCGGCGGCAGTCACGTGCTGGCGGAAGGTGACGCGATCACGCTCGTATCCGCCGGGTACATGGTGCATGTCTGCAAGAAAGCGATGGCGGAGTTGGCGGCGGCGGGGATTCGCTGCACGCTGATCGACGCGTATTCATTCCCATTGCGGGCCGAGCCGATCCTGGCGGCGGCAAAGAAGACGGGGGGACGCATGTTGAGCGTCGAGGACAACTATGTTGGGGGGCTGGGCGGAGCTCTGGCGGAGGCGGCCGCCGCACACGGGGGAATTCGCGTATGGTCGATGACCTGCCGGAAAATCCCCAAGAGCGCAAAGACGACGGATCAGATCATGGCCTATGCGGGCCTCTCTGAAAGCGATATCACGCGGCGGGCGCGCGAAATTCTTCAGTAA
- a CDS encoding transposase, with product MAQTLTRLLVHSIFSTKNRANLIQPEIEPELYAYIGGICRNAQSPLLSVGGTANHLHLLFSLSKTGSLADLMLDVKKDSSKWIKTKAAYFADFQWQEGYGGFSIGESQVDDLKGYIARQKEHHRTVTFEEEYLAFVKKYNAPYDERYMWG from the coding sequence ATGGCTCAGACGCTCACGCGACTCCTCGTCCATTCGATCTTCTCCACGAAGAACCGCGCGAATTTGATCCAACCGGAAATAGAGCCGGAGCTTTATGCCTACATCGGCGGCATTTGTCGCAACGCGCAGTCGCCGCTTCTGAGCGTCGGCGGTACGGCCAACCATTTGCATCTGCTTTTCAGCCTGTCCAAAACGGGGTCGCTGGCCGATTTGATGCTGGACGTGAAGAAAGACTCATCGAAATGGATCAAAACCAAGGCCGCGTATTTCGCCGATTTCCAGTGGCAGGAAGGCTACGGCGGGTTTTCGATTGGCGAGTCGCAGGTGGATGATCTCAAAGGATACATCGCTCGCCAGAAAGAACATCATCGCACCGTTACGTTTGAAGAGGAATACCTCGCGTTCGTTAAAAAATACAATGCGCCGTACGACGAGCGATATATGTGGGGGTGA
- a CDS encoding putative toxin-antitoxin system toxin component, PIN family, whose protein sequence is MISSLIKGWWRQIADAVEVGRLTLITSPAAIDEFVDVSRRPHIAKLIDPEDAEEVANLLRRAELFRPAQIPTICRDPNDDYLLALAATATADRLVSRDEDLLVLRQHGNTKIVPIAEFLQEL, encoded by the coding sequence TTGATCAGCTCCCTCATCAAGGGCTGGTGGCGGCAAATCGCCGACGCGGTTGAAGTCGGCCGCCTCACTTTGATCACCTCCCCGGCGGCGATTGATGAGTTTGTAGATGTCTCCCGCCGTCCCCACATCGCCAAGTTGATTGATCCGGAGGATGCTGAAGAAGTGGCCAACTTGCTTCGTCGCGCCGAGTTGTTTAGGCCCGCTCAGATTCCCACGATCTGTCGTGATCCCAACGATGATTACCTACTTGCCCTGGCGGCGACCGCCACTGCGGATCGGCTGGTCTCAAGGGATGAAGACCTGTTGGTCCTCCGGCAGCACGGGAATACCAAGATTGTGCCAATCGCCGAGTTCCTCCAAGAGCTATAA
- the murA gene encoding UDP-N-acetylglucosamine 1-carboxyvinyltransferase, giving the protein MDCFQITGGNRLRGTVAVNGSKNAALPIMAAAILTEGETVLRGVPQLEDIKHLTFLLEKLGVNVWRDEKGGLHLKVEDEMNCHAEYELVRKMRASVCVMGPLLAKRRQAQVSLPGGCNIGDRPVGLHLQGMEALGAEIELVSGDIHLKSKRLKGGEIFLGGPFGSTVLGTANVMMAAVLAEGTTVIESAACEPEITNLADYLITCGAHITGHGTSRITIEGVKSLRGCEHTIIPDRIEAGTFMIAAAITNGDVKLTNCRLDHLLALVDRLKAVGVNVERANGTVTVSSSRRLEPITVTTQPYPGFPTDLQAQVLTLLCLADGNSIITEKIFPDRFTHVAELGRMGARLRKEGPTVIVEGVKQLIGAPVMASDLRASAALVLAGLVAKGKTKLARVYHIDRGYEHIEQRLIALGADIQRQPE; this is encoded by the coding sequence GTGGACTGTTTCCAGATCACCGGTGGCAATCGACTTCGCGGCACTGTCGCCGTCAACGGCTCCAAAAACGCGGCCCTGCCGATCATGGCCGCGGCGATCCTCACGGAGGGCGAGACCGTTCTGCGCGGCGTCCCGCAGCTCGAGGACATCAAACACCTGACCTTCCTCCTCGAAAAGCTCGGCGTCAACGTCTGGCGCGATGAAAAGGGCGGCCTTCATCTCAAAGTCGAAGACGAGATGAACTGTCACGCCGAGTACGAACTCGTCCGCAAGATGCGTGCCAGCGTCTGCGTCATGGGCCCGCTCCTCGCCAAGCGCCGCCAGGCCCAAGTCAGCCTACCCGGCGGCTGCAACATCGGCGACCGCCCCGTCGGTCTCCACCTCCAGGGCATGGAGGCCCTTGGCGCTGAAATCGAACTCGTCAGCGGCGACATCCATCTGAAGAGCAAGCGCCTCAAAGGCGGCGAAATCTTCCTCGGTGGTCCCTTCGGCTCGACCGTCCTCGGCACGGCCAACGTCATGATGGCCGCCGTACTTGCCGAGGGCACGACCGTTATCGAGTCCGCCGCCTGCGAACCCGAAATCACCAACCTCGCCGACTATCTGATCACCTGTGGCGCGCACATCACCGGTCACGGCACCTCGCGCATCACCATCGAAGGCGTCAAGAGCCTCCGCGGCTGTGAGCACACGATTATTCCCGACCGCATCGAGGCCGGCACCTTCATGATCGCCGCCGCCATCACCAACGGCGATGTGAAGCTGACCAACTGCCGCCTCGACCACCTGCTCGCCCTTGTCGACCGCCTCAAGGCCGTCGGCGTCAATGTCGAACGGGCGAACGGCACGGTTACCGTCTCTTCGTCGCGCCGGCTCGAGCCGATTACGGTCACGACGCAGCCGTACCCCGGCTTCCCGACGGACTTGCAGGCCCAGGTATTGACGCTCCTTTGCCTTGCCGACGGCAACAGCATCATCACCGAGAAAATCTTCCCCGACCGATTCACCCACGTCGCCGAACTCGGCCGCATGGGCGCCAGGCTCCGCAAAGAGGGCCCCACGGTCATCGTCGAAGGCGTCAAACAACTCATCGGCGCCCCGGTCATGGCCAGCGACCTCCGCGCCTCGGCCGCCCTCGTCCTCGCCGGTCTCGTCGCCAAGGGAAAGACCAAGCTCGCCCGCGTCTACCACATCGATCGCGGCTACGAGCACATCGAGCAGCGCCTCATCGCCCTCGGCGCCGATATCCAACGCCAGCCGGAGTAG